A genome region from Drosophila simulans strain w501 chromosome 2R, Prin_Dsim_3.1, whole genome shotgun sequence includes the following:
- the LOC120284346 gene encoding uncharacterized protein LOC120284346, giving the protein MIDVCHLGTNYRARALIDSGSEATFISERLFNLIKLPFRNTQTQVSGLNHSVSAKSSKLCHFGIRAPTKPGLQILFRNKEGDIRDFELKTVTFGVNCAPFLAIRVLQQLAEDIQVPFPNASRIIQQHMYVDDVLAGANSVNEAQSSIREMQAAPSASGFPLRKWTSNNKSVLKDVPAEHLLHSEFLDIDAESTAKTLGIRWRAKSDEFYFVPPDIVVEPFYTKREVLSQIARLFDPAGWLAPFIIRSKMFMQEIWLQNLGWDDKLPTEMSQRWQSFLDEYSDLNQIRVPRWIWYQPEEIIVLEHHGFCDASQRAYGAAIYIRVEMGQKILTRLLTAKTRVAPVKTVSLPRLELCGAVLLTEMVTAILPQMPSASSDIRCWTDSTIVLAWLRKPACNWTTFVANRVAKITQATPVDCWAHVRSEQNSADLASRGVSLHELAENHLWWHGPEWLQGPRELWPAQSDTLPVTELEQRAVKVHFVKGPSIDFLERFSKLDKALRVLVYVQRFLKRCRKGSFLPSSRPTSEEIREAERTLTSIAQRRAYGQELQHLTEKRPLPVSSPLVNLFPFIDQHGLLRACGRLTASKTLQYDERHPILLPYDCRLSRLIVQFTHQITLHGGSQLIVRLIRTKYWIPKIKNVVKAVVNPCKICTIYKKRLQTQLMGDFPTDRVSFSRAFTYTGIDYAGPFEIKNYTGRACLITKGYVCVFVCFSTKAIHLEPTSDLTTEKFLAAFARFVARRGCPQRVHSDNGKTFVGAATLISRDFLQAIKESVTDAYSHQGLVWRFIPPGAPHMGGLWEAGVKSFQTLFLKSTSVRKYTFEELATLLAKIEACLNSRPLSPMSEDPSDLLALTPGHFLIGGPLLSTAEPEIKGEAKNLQADDMVVVKEDNLPPNEWRLGRIVSAFPGADDRIRVVEIRTSRGTIKRPVHKVILLPMEDKESSVPRD; this is encoded by the exons atgattgacgtgtgccatttggggaCGAACTACCGAGCCCGAGCCTTAATCGACTCGGGATCCGAGGCGACGTTCATTTCAGAACGCCTGTTCAACCTCATCAAGTTGCCATTCCGCAACACCCAGACCCAAGTCTCCGGGTTAAATCATTCGGTCTCCGCGAAATCCTCGAAGCTGTGTCACTTCGGGATTCGCGCTCCTACTAAGCCAGGTCTACA AATTCTGTTCCGAAACAAGGAAGGAGATATCCGAGACTTTGAACTAAAAACAGTTACCTTCGGGGTCAACTGCGCCCCCTTCCTCGCCATTCGAGTCTTGCAACAGCTGGCAGAGGATATCCAAgtgccatttccaaatgccagccgcaTCATCCAGCAGCACATGTACGTCGACGACGTTCTGGCAGGGGCGAATTCCGTAAACGAAGCCCAAAGTTCAATTCGAGAGATGCAAGCAGCCCCAAGTGCCTCCGGGTTTCCGCTAAGAAAGTGGACctcgaacaacaaaagcgtcCTTAAAGACGTCCCGGCCGAACACCTTCTTCATAGCGAGTTCCTCGACATCGATGCCGAAAGCACGGCCAAGACGCTCGGTATTCGGTGGAGGGCAAAGTCCGACGAATTCTATTTCGTTCCCCCCGACATAGTTGTGGAACCCTTCTATACAAAGCGAGAAGTTTTGTCCCAAATCGCTAGGTTGTTCGATCCTGCCGGGTGGCTCGCGCCGTTCATAAtccgttcaaaaatgttcatgcaggagatttggttgCAAAACTTAGGCTGGGACGATAAGCTTCCCACTGAAATGAGTCAGCGGTGGCAATCGTTTTTAGATGAGTATTCCGACCTCAACCAGATCCGGGTTCCGAGATGGATCTGGTACCAGCCTGAGGAAATCATagtgttgg AGCACCACGGTTTCTGTGACGCGTCTCAGAGAGCCTATGGAGCGGCTATATACATCCGCGTCGAGATGGGGCAAAAGATCCTGACTCGCCTGCTTACAGCCAAAACACGAGTGGCCCCGGTAAAAACCGTCTCCCTTCCTCGGCTAGAGCTCTGTGGTGCCGTGCTCTTAACCGAAATGGTGACAGCAATCCTTCCGCAGATGCCCTCCGCCAGTTCAGATAtccgctgctggacagattccacaatcgtcttagcctggCTACGAAAGCCTGCGTGCaactggaccacatttgtggccaacagagtTGCCAAGATCACGCAGGCGACGCCAGTCGACTGTTGGGCACACGTTCGCTCAGAACAAAACTCCGCCGATCTAGCCAGTCGAGGCGTATCCCTACATGAATTGGCAGAAAACCATctctggtggcacggaccagAGTGGCTGCAAGGGCCACGAGAGCTATGGCCAGCACAAAGCGACACTCTTCCAGTGACAGAGCTAGAGCAGCGCGcggtcaaagtgcattttgtcaagGGCCCGTCCATCGACTTTCTCGAACGTTTCTCCAAATTGGACAAGGCCCTGCGAGTTCTGGTCTATGTTCAACGCTTCCTTAAACGCTGCCGCAAAGGTTCGTTCTTGCCCAGTTCACGACCTACAAGTGAAGAGATCCGAGAGGCAGAACGAACTCTGACCTCCATTGCGCAGCGCAGAGCATATGGCCAAGAGCTTCAGCATCTGACCGAGAAAAGGCCTCTTCCAGTGTCAAGTCCTTTGGTGAATTTGTTCCCGTTCATTGACCAACACGGCCTTTTAAGGGCGTGCGGCCGTCTCACTGCATCCAAAACcctgcaatatgatgaacgtCATCCGATTCTTCTCCCCTATGACTGTAGACTGTCGCGCCTCATCGTCCAATTTACTCACCAGATTACTCTTCATGGCGGTAGTCAATTGATCGTACGCCTGATCCGAACAAAGTATTGGATTCCTAAAATCAAGAATGTGGTGAAGGCTGTGGTCAATCCGTGTAAGATTTGCACGATTTACAAGAAGAGACTCCAAACACAGCTGATGGGCGACTTCCCGACAGATAGAGTCTCCTTCTCGAGGGCATTCACCTACACGGGTATCGACTATGCCGGCcctttcgaaataaaaaattatacaggGAGAGCGTGTCTCATAACGAAgggatatgtttgtgtgtttgtgtgcttttccacGAAGGCTATCCATTTGGAACCCACTTCCGATCTAACAACCGAGAAATTTCTAGCGGCCTTTGCTCGTTTCGTAGCGAGGCGCGGTTGTCCTCAGCGGGTCCATTCGGATAATGGTAAAACCTTTGTGGGGGCGGCAACTTTGATTTCCAGGGACTTTCTCCAAGCTATCAAAGAGTCCGTGACTGATGCATATAGCCATCAGGGACTCGTATGGCGGTTCATCCCACCAGGGGCTCCACATATggggggtttgtgggaagcAGGGGTGAAAAGCTTCCAAACCCTGTTCCTTAAATCGACGTCAGTccgcaaatatacatttgaggaGCTGGCGACGCTTCTCGCTAAGATTGAGGCTTGCCTCAACTCTAGACCCCTCTCCCCTATGTCCGAAGATCCCTCGGATTTGCTGGCCCTCACACCAGGCCATTTCCTTATTGGAGGGCCGTTGCTTTCCACGGCGGAACCCGAAATAAAGGgcgaagccaa gaaCCTACAAGCCGACGATATGGTAGTTGTCAAGGAGGACAATCTACCACCGAAcgaatggcggctcggcagaattgtTTCTGCCTTTCCAGGAGCCGACGATCGCATTCGAGTCGTTGAGATCCGTACGTCTCGCGGCACCATAAAACGCCCTGTCCACAAAGTAATTCTGCTACCGAtggaggacaaagagtcctccgTTCCTAGGGATTAG